A portion of the Lysinibacillus timonensis genome contains these proteins:
- a CDS encoding GAF domain-containing sensor histidine kinase translates to MYEHSNITLLKEIAELLNEETDMISMLKGALSRFLKATNFETGWIFFINEKGKSDLITHEHLPEALQYNNCQHLRKGGCWCVSRFRNNELKKASNIIECQRIEGAIGANIGDHGGITHHATVPLQSSGERFGLLNVAKPNTVSYTEEELELLESVAFQMGSAIKRIYLTKQEQEMALVKERNRLARDLHDSVNQLLFSVTLTSRAGIEMTDLPEVKETFRDIQQLTQAALTEMRALIWQLRPKGLESGLIDAIKGYAEMLSLTLTVKVTGVLQFPSRVEETLFRVAQEALNNVRKHAGVQSAEMFINITATDILFVIKDEGRGFVNDHEMKLPSIGMQSIRDRVNAIGGTADWVSEIGKGTELLIRIPY, encoded by the coding sequence ATGTATGAACATTCAAATATTACTTTACTTAAAGAAATAGCGGAATTATTAAATGAAGAAACAGATATGATTTCAATGCTAAAAGGTGCACTAAGTAGATTTTTAAAAGCTACCAATTTCGAAACGGGTTGGATTTTTTTTATAAATGAAAAAGGAAAATCAGATTTAATAACTCACGAACATCTTCCAGAGGCGCTGCAGTATAACAACTGTCAACATTTAAGAAAGGGAGGATGTTGGTGTGTTTCTCGATTTAGAAATAACGAGTTAAAAAAAGCTTCAAACATTATTGAATGTCAACGAATAGAAGGGGCAATTGGTGCAAATATCGGTGATCATGGAGGAATTACCCACCATGCAACGGTACCGTTACAATCCAGTGGAGAGCGATTTGGATTGTTAAATGTAGCGAAACCAAATACGGTTAGTTATACAGAAGAAGAGCTTGAGCTACTAGAGTCTGTTGCATTCCAAATGGGCTCTGCAATCAAACGAATTTATTTAACAAAGCAAGAACAGGAAATGGCACTTGTGAAAGAACGGAATCGTCTTGCACGGGATTTACATGATTCAGTTAATCAACTGTTGTTTTCGGTCACGTTAACATCTCGAGCAGGCATTGAAATGACAGATCTGCCTGAGGTCAAAGAGACATTCCGTGATATTCAACAGTTAACGCAAGCCGCGTTGACCGAGATGCGGGCTTTAATATGGCAGTTACGTCCAAAAGGATTAGAAAGTGGCTTGATTGATGCCATTAAAGGCTATGCTGAGATGTTGAGTCTAACGTTAACTGTAAAAGTAACGGGCGTATTACAGTTTCCATCTAGAGTGGAAGAAACGTTATTTCGTGTTGCACAGGAAGCATTGAATAATGTGAGAAAACATGCGGGTGTTCAAAGCGCAGAGATGTTTATTAATATTACAGCAACTGATATTCTATTTGTTATTAAAGACGAGGGTAGAGGGTTTGTTAATGATCATGAAATGAAGCTACCATCAATTGGTATGCAATCGATTCGAGATCGCGTTAACGCTATAGGGGGTACTGCTGACTGGGTCAGTGAAATCGGAAAAGGTACTGAGCTATTAATTCGAATACCTTACTAA
- a CDS encoding hemolysin family protein has protein sequence MDVDIVELTSRLAIFAILIIFSGFFVATEFAIVKVRTTRIDQLVEEGNKKALKAKKVVSNLDEYLSACQLGITITSLGLGWLGEPTINTILTPLFESMGLDVESTAVSIISFIIAFSIVTFIHVVAGELAPKTLAIQRAEWVTLNFSGTLLLFHKIMYPFIHFLNLSARGLSRLFGLQPVTEGEDAHTEEELRMIMADSLKSGEINHSEFEYVNSIFEFSNRTAKEIMVPRTEIVSFEKDLTVKEVFEVMGVEQYTRYPITDGDKDHVIGLVNLKHILTAYIKNPSNGDRKIVDYMQPIIRVFETVPISDLLLKIQQERIHMAILMDEYGGTSGLVTIEDIIEEIVGDIQDEFDFDEIPEVQEISDGHYIIDAKMLLEEVNDMLGTSIEDEDIDTIGGWFLTQRFDAVEGDSFEFEGYEFKIQELEGHHILYLEITKLPDTESDSENDNDSDTIEDRKQKVQED, from the coding sequence TTGGACGTAGACATAGTTGAGCTGACCAGTAGGCTAGCAATATTTGCTATCCTAATTATCTTTTCAGGATTTTTTGTTGCAACTGAGTTTGCCATAGTAAAAGTGCGTACAACTCGCATTGATCAATTGGTCGAAGAAGGAAATAAAAAAGCTCTTAAAGCTAAAAAAGTAGTGAGTAATTTAGATGAGTATTTATCTGCTTGTCAATTAGGAATTACTATTACTTCATTAGGGTTAGGTTGGTTAGGTGAACCTACAATAAATACAATTTTAACCCCACTATTTGAATCGATGGGGTTAGATGTAGAGTCAACTGCTGTCTCCATTATTTCATTCATTATCGCATTCTCAATTGTAACGTTTATCCATGTTGTAGCGGGTGAATTAGCACCAAAAACGTTAGCTATTCAACGAGCTGAATGGGTTACATTAAACTTTTCAGGAACTTTACTCTTGTTCCATAAAATTATGTATCCTTTCATCCATTTCTTAAACTTATCTGCTCGTGGGCTATCAAGACTATTTGGATTGCAGCCTGTAACTGAAGGCGAAGACGCACATACAGAAGAAGAACTTCGTATGATTATGGCAGATAGTTTAAAAAGCGGAGAAATTAATCACTCAGAATTTGAATATGTTAACAGCATTTTTGAGTTTTCAAACCGCACAGCAAAGGAGATTATGGTTCCTCGAACTGAAATTGTTAGCTTTGAAAAGGATTTAACCGTTAAAGAAGTTTTCGAAGTAATGGGTGTAGAACAATATACTCGTTACCCAATTACTGACGGTGACAAAGACCATGTAATCGGTCTTGTCAACTTAAAACATATACTAACTGCGTACATTAAAAATCCTTCAAACGGAGATCGAAAAATTGTTGACTATATGCAACCAATTATTCGAGTTTTTGAAACAGTACCAATTAGTGATTTATTATTAAAAATACAACAAGAACGAATTCATATGGCAATATTAATGGATGAATACGGTGGTACTTCAGGTTTAGTTACGATTGAAGATATTATTGAAGAAATCGTAGGTGATATCCAAGACGAATTTGACTTCGATGAAATACCAGAAGTTCAAGAAATTAGTGATGGCCATTATATTATAGATGCTAAAATGTTACTAGAAGAAGTAAACGATATGTTAGGTACATCAATCGAAGATGAGGATATCGATACAATCGGTGGATGGTTCTTAACTCAACGATTTGATGCTGTTGAAGGTGATAGTTTTGAATTTGAAGGATACGAATTTAAAATTCAAGAACTTGAAGGTCACCATATTCTTTACTTAGAAATAACAAAATTACCTGATACTGAATCTGATTCTGAAAATGACAACGATTCAGACACAATCGAAGATCGTAAACAAAAAGTACAAGAAGATTAA
- a CDS encoding ABC transporter ATP-binding protein — protein MFGVLLKLGWFFRLYWKRYTVAIILLIVSSIIEVLPPYVIGLGIDEIAANTMTFQSLNFYVFLLLSMIFSSYVMTFIWHYQLFGGAIKLEQIFRKRLMYHFLNMTPTFYEKNRTGDLMARATNDLNAVSLTAGFGIMTLIDSTLYFAAIIVAMGVFISWKLTIVAMLPIPIIAILMQYFGKLVHERYIEAQEAFGQLNDRVLESVAGVRVVRAYVQERREEQQFSHMSEEVVQKNIHVAKINALFGPLTKIGTGLTYIITLGYGAILVSNGEMTIGQIVSFTVYLGLATWPIIAIGELINVMQQGNASLDRVQETLDYEQDVKDPERPKEVAVVSSIGFENFSFQYPLSHIKNLQSISVHLQKGKTLGIVGKTGSGKTTLVKQLLREYPIGEGQFSFGDIDISELSKKQVLNWIGYVPQDHVLFSRTIRENILFGKEDATEYELLEAIRLANFEKDLENLPLGIETLVGERGISLSGGQKQRVSIARALIKNPEILILDDSLSAVDAKTESKIIENIQKERKDKTTIITTHRLSAIQHADWIIVLDEGVIFEEGTHEELLEKGGWYKEQFDRQQLAEVSSE, from the coding sequence ATGTTTGGTGTATTATTAAAATTAGGATGGTTTTTTAGATTGTATTGGAAAAGGTATACTGTTGCGATTATATTACTAATCGTTTCCAGTATCATAGAAGTTTTACCTCCTTATGTAATAGGCCTTGGAATTGATGAGATTGCAGCGAATACTATGACATTCCAGTCATTAAACTTTTATGTCTTCCTTTTACTCTCCATGATTTTCAGTAGTTATGTGATGACTTTTATTTGGCATTATCAGTTATTTGGCGGGGCCATTAAACTTGAGCAAATTTTCAGGAAAAGATTGATGTATCACTTTTTAAATATGACACCTACATTTTATGAAAAGAATCGTACCGGTGATTTAATGGCTCGTGCTACAAACGACTTAAATGCAGTTTCTTTGACTGCTGGATTCGGGATTATGACACTAATAGACTCAACACTCTACTTTGCCGCTATTATTGTTGCTATGGGGGTTTTTATATCTTGGAAGCTGACAATAGTGGCTATGTTACCTATACCAATTATTGCAATCCTAATGCAATACTTTGGAAAGCTAGTACATGAGCGTTATATAGAAGCCCAAGAAGCATTTGGTCAATTAAATGATCGTGTTTTGGAATCTGTTGCTGGAGTTCGAGTCGTCCGTGCTTATGTTCAAGAAAGACGAGAAGAACAACAATTTTCTCATATGAGCGAGGAAGTTGTTCAAAAGAACATTCATGTTGCAAAAATTAATGCCCTATTTGGGCCGTTAACTAAGATTGGAACTGGTTTAACGTATATTATTACTCTAGGATATGGAGCGATTCTTGTTTCAAATGGAGAAATGACGATAGGGCAAATTGTTTCGTTTACTGTTTATTTAGGGTTAGCGACATGGCCAATAATTGCTATAGGAGAATTAATAAATGTCATGCAGCAAGGAAATGCATCTTTGGATCGTGTTCAAGAAACATTGGACTATGAACAAGATGTAAAAGATCCAGAACGCCCTAAAGAAGTAGCAGTCGTTTCGTCTATAGGATTTGAGAACTTTTCTTTCCAATATCCTTTATCACATATTAAAAATCTACAGAGCATTTCTGTTCATCTTCAAAAAGGGAAAACTCTAGGGATTGTTGGAAAGACTGGTTCTGGAAAGACGACTTTGGTTAAGCAATTATTAAGAGAATACCCTATTGGAGAAGGTCAGTTTTCATTTGGGGATATAGATATTTCGGAACTATCGAAAAAACAGGTTTTAAATTGGATTGGATATGTCCCACAGGATCACGTTTTATTTTCAAGAACGATTAGAGAAAATATATTATTTGGAAAAGAAGATGCGACAGAGTACGAGTTACTTGAAGCCATTCGATTAGCGAACTTTGAAAAGGATTTAGAAAATCTACCACTTGGAATTGAAACACTTGTAGGTGAGAGAGGTATTTCGTTATCGGGAGGACAAAAACAACGTGTTTCTATAGCAAGGGCGTTAATTAAGAACCCTGAAATTTTAATATTAGATGATTCTTTGTCTGCTGTTGATGCAAAGACGGAGAGCAAAATTATCGAGAATATTCAAAAGGAAAGAAAAGACAAAACAACGATTATTACAACTCATCGATTATCAGCTATCCAACATGCAGATTGGATCATTGTATTAGATGAAGGGGTTATCTTTGAAGAGGGAACACATGAAGAGCTTCTAGAAAAAGGTGGTTGGTATAAAGAACAATTTGACCGCCAGCAATTAGCGGAGGTGTCTTCAGAATGA
- a CDS encoding response regulator transcription factor, with translation MIRVLIADDHHVVRRGLIVFLKTQKDIEVVGEAKNGLEAVELVETLQPDIVLMDLVMPEMDGIQATRKIKSKWPNVIVLMLTSFSDKDHVLPAIDAGAAGYQLKDIEPDDLVNAIRQVMRGESILHPAATTQLEEKIREEEHLPHMKNPLTPRERDVLAELTKGKSNREIASSLFVTEKTVKTHISNIFNKLLVQDRTQAALYAVKHNLTEGSGLE, from the coding sequence ATGATACGTGTTTTAATTGCTGACGATCATCATGTTGTTCGTCGAGGACTAATTGTTTTTTTAAAAACACAAAAAGATATTGAAGTCGTTGGAGAAGCTAAAAATGGATTAGAAGCAGTAGAGTTGGTCGAGACATTACAACCGGATATTGTTTTGATGGATTTAGTTATGCCGGAAATGGACGGAATACAGGCAACTAGAAAAATAAAGTCTAAATGGCCAAATGTCATTGTCCTAATGCTCACTAGTTTTTCAGATAAAGATCATGTATTACCTGCAATCGATGCTGGGGCAGCCGGGTATCAGTTAAAAGATATTGAACCTGATGACTTGGTAAATGCAATACGTCAAGTTATGCGTGGTGAAAGTATTCTACACCCTGCTGCTACGACTCAACTTGAAGAGAAAATTCGTGAAGAAGAACATTTACCACATATGAAAAATCCATTAACTCCGAGAGAAAGAGATGTCTTAGCGGAATTAACAAAAGGAAAAAGTAATAGGGAAATTGCTTCATCCTTATTTGTAACAGAGAAAACAGTAAAAACGCACATTTCAAATATTTTTAACAAATTACTCGTTCAAGATCGCACTCAAGCAGCTCTATATGCAGTAAAGCATAATTTAACTGAAGGAAGTGGACTTGAATAA
- a CDS encoding cation diffusion facilitator family transporter, with translation MELYTNLRAGEKGAWLSIGTYLILSAAKLLIGYFGSSDALMADGLNNTTDIIASVAVLIGLKISQRPPDENHQYGHLRAETVASLIASFIMMVVGLQVLFDSIVNLWSPSRETPTTLTAYVAIGSAIIMYMVYRYNLNLAKKIGSSAVKAAAYDNRSDALVSIGTAIGIFGAIFGFAIIDTITALIVGVIIIRTGIEIFWESVQTLTDAFDIEEAETMSVLIHNVDGVIDLKDFKGRTHGNMTFIDVTVTVNPNLNVWESHRITEKIESTVKRFNPFCTVLVHIEPHVFPQAIDEDYHF, from the coding sequence GTGGAACTATATACAAATTTACGAGCTGGAGAAAAAGGTGCTTGGCTCTCCATTGGTACATATCTTATACTCAGTGCCGCAAAGTTGCTCATTGGATATTTCGGTTCATCAGATGCTTTAATGGCTGATGGGCTAAATAACACGACAGATATTATCGCTTCCGTTGCGGTTTTAATTGGACTTAAAATTTCACAAAGACCACCCGATGAAAATCATCAATATGGTCATCTCCGCGCTGAGACTGTTGCATCACTCATTGCTTCCTTTATTATGATGGTTGTGGGACTGCAAGTGCTGTTTGATTCTATAGTGAACTTATGGAGCCCTTCTCGAGAAACTCCGACAACATTAACTGCATATGTGGCTATTGGGAGTGCGATTATTATGTATATGGTGTATCGGTATAATCTAAATCTCGCGAAGAAGATAGGTAGTTCCGCCGTAAAAGCTGCTGCTTATGATAATCGGTCAGATGCTCTAGTTAGTATTGGTACAGCCATCGGTATATTTGGTGCGATTTTTGGTTTCGCCATAATAGATACGATAACTGCATTAATTGTAGGTGTCATTATCATTAGAACCGGTATCGAAATCTTTTGGGAATCTGTCCAAACATTAACAGACGCTTTTGATATTGAAGAAGCTGAAACCATGTCTGTCCTTATTCATAATGTAGATGGCGTTATCGATCTAAAAGACTTTAAAGGTCGTACACATGGAAATATGACATTTATTGATGTGACAGTAACAGTTAATCCAAATTTAAATGTTTGGGAGAGCCATCGAATAACCGAAAAAATTGAATCAACAGTAAAACGATTCAATCCATTTTGTACAGTACTCGTTCATATAGAACCGCATGTTTTCCCTCAAGCAATTGATGAGGACTATCACTTTTAG
- a CDS encoding long-chain fatty acid--CoA ligase: MMDTPLLLTSFLKRAEKYFPEKLIISRTSTEIIHRIPYKDYVKRTRKLADALTKLGMKRGTKVATFAWNHHRHLEAYFAVPCAGAILHMVNIRLSPEHIIYVINHAEDEILLIDGDLFPLFEKAIPFLKTVKHVIVMQDNTEVPQSSFPNVHSYEKLLEEASEEFDFPLDLDENSPAGMCYTSATTGMPKGVVYTHRGLVLHSLALGLSDSMGLREKDVIMPIVPMFHVNAWGMPFAAVNYGSTQVLPGPMFTPALLLDLIEQEKVTVTAGVPTIWLGVAQEQEKNPRDLTSLRSVVCGGSASPKGLIKTFEDKFNVPFIVGYGMTETTPIVSLSTYTTAMEEWSREEKLNIRATQGLTVSLLDTEVVNDAGEVPWDAKTMGELRIRGPWIAHEYYKDERTAEAFRDGWLYTGDIAVVTPEGYIKITDRTKDLIKSGGEWISSVDLENALMTHEAVLEAAVIAIPHEKWQERPLACVVLKEGKTTTKEELLASLEDQFAKWWLPDDIVFLTEIPKTSVGKFLKAKLREELKDYQIQA, from the coding sequence ATGATGGATACGCCTTTATTGTTAACAAGTTTTTTAAAACGCGCTGAGAAATACTTCCCTGAAAAATTAATCATTTCAAGGACTAGCACTGAAATAATACATCGGATTCCTTATAAGGATTACGTAAAGCGAACACGTAAACTTGCGGATGCACTGACAAAGCTAGGAATGAAACGCGGCACAAAAGTTGCTACTTTTGCATGGAATCACCATCGTCATCTTGAGGCTTATTTTGCTGTACCGTGTGCTGGCGCGATTTTACACATGGTAAATATTCGTTTAAGTCCAGAACATATTATTTACGTCATTAATCATGCTGAAGATGAAATTTTACTAATTGACGGTGATTTATTCCCTTTATTTGAGAAAGCGATTCCATTTTTAAAAACTGTGAAACATGTGATTGTCATGCAAGATAATACAGAAGTGCCACAATCAAGCTTCCCAAATGTCCATTCATATGAAAAATTATTAGAAGAAGCATCAGAAGAGTTCGACTTCCCTCTTGACTTAGATGAAAATTCACCAGCAGGCATGTGTTATACAAGTGCAACAACAGGAATGCCTAAAGGCGTAGTTTATACACATCGTGGATTAGTTCTTCATAGTTTAGCCCTCGGATTAAGCGACAGTATGGGATTGCGTGAAAAAGACGTGATCATGCCAATCGTACCGATGTTCCATGTAAACGCTTGGGGTATGCCATTTGCAGCTGTAAATTATGGTTCAACTCAAGTTTTACCTGGACCAATGTTTACGCCAGCCTTATTGTTAGATTTAATTGAGCAAGAGAAAGTAACCGTCACAGCTGGTGTACCGACAATTTGGTTAGGCGTAGCACAAGAGCAAGAGAAAAATCCACGTGATTTAACTTCACTGCGATCTGTCGTTTGCGGTGGCTCAGCATCCCCTAAAGGGTTAATTAAAACATTTGAGGATAAATTCAATGTACCTTTTATTGTTGGTTACGGAATGACAGAAACGACTCCAATCGTAAGCTTATCAACATATACTACCGCAATGGAAGAGTGGTCGCGTGAAGAGAAATTAAATATCCGTGCTACACAAGGTCTAACTGTTTCTCTGCTTGATACAGAAGTGGTCAATGATGCAGGAGAAGTACCGTGGGATGCTAAGACAATGGGTGAACTTCGAATTCGTGGACCATGGATTGCACATGAGTATTACAAGGATGAGCGTACAGCTGAAGCATTTCGAGATGGCTGGTTATATACTGGTGATATAGCGGTTGTCACTCCAGAAGGCTATATCAAAATTACAGATCGAACGAAAGATTTAATTAAAAGCGGTGGCGAATGGATTTCTTCTGTTGATTTAGAAAATGCTTTAATGACACATGAAGCTGTGCTTGAAGCTGCTGTAATTGCAATCCCTCATGAAAAATGGCAGGAAAGACCTCTTGCATGTGTTGTACTAAAAGAAGGTAAAACAACAACAAAAGAAGAGTTACTAGCTTCCTTAGAAGATCAGTTTGCGAAATGGTGGTTGCCAGATGATATTGTCTTTTTAACGGAAATCCCTAAAACATCAGTAGGAAAATTTTTGAAAGCTAAACTTCGTGAAGAATTAAAGGATTATCAAATTCAAGCATAA
- a CDS encoding co-chaperone YbbN yields the protein MKKLAIIGAVIVVLFAAIIILTNVSNQSKLEDNNPYGTTNLQQPTIDLLDNENYQNIIQPEALKEKIASGEPVVAYMFSPVCQHCMNFTPNLMPKANEVGVHIDQLNILEYQAGWDEYQIEATPTLIFFNEGKEVQRLVGDQSNDMDAVAAFLEQAKQ from the coding sequence TTGAAAAAGTTAGCTATTATCGGCGCAGTAATCGTTGTATTGTTTGCTGCAATTATCATTTTAACGAATGTTTCAAATCAGAGTAAGTTAGAGGACAATAATCCATATGGTACTACCAATTTACAACAACCAACGATAGACTTACTAGATAACGAAAATTACCAAAATATTATTCAACCTGAAGCACTTAAAGAAAAAATTGCATCTGGTGAACCAGTTGTAGCCTATATGTTTAGCCCTGTTTGTCAGCATTGTATGAACTTCACACCAAATCTAATGCCAAAAGCAAATGAAGTCGGTGTTCATATTGACCAATTAAACATTTTAGAATATCAAGCAGGATGGGACGAATATCAAATCGAAGCAACTCCTACTTTAATTTTCTTCAATGAAGGGAAAGAAGTACAACGTTTAGTTGGCGATCAATCTAACGATATGGATGCTGTTGCTGCCTTTTTAGAACAAGCTAAACAGTAA
- a CDS encoding disulfide oxidoreductase, whose protein sequence is MKKQLENSLLFIWIVSIVATLGSLYFSEVRGYTPCELCWYQRILMYPIVIITTIAYIQKNARIALTTAVFSVIGGGISLYHYGIQKIDFLSESAPACGIVPCTGQYINWFGFITIPFLALVAFILIAIISFYMMKVLKEEK, encoded by the coding sequence ATGAAGAAACAACTTGAAAATAGTTTACTATTTATATGGATTGTCTCGATTGTAGCAACATTGGGCTCACTTTATTTTTCCGAAGTTCGAGGGTATACACCTTGTGAGTTATGTTGGTACCAGCGAATACTAATGTATCCAATTGTGATCATAACAACGATTGCGTATATACAGAAAAACGCACGTATCGCATTAACAACTGCTGTTTTTTCAGTGATTGGCGGGGGAATTTCTCTTTATCATTATGGTATTCAAAAAATAGATTTCCTCTCTGAAAGTGCTCCTGCATGCGGAATTGTCCCATGTACTGGCCAATATATCAATTGGTTTGGTTTTATAACAATTCCATTCCTAGCATTAGTTGCATTCATTTTAATTGCTATTATAAGTTTTTATATGATGAAAGTTCTTAAGGAGGAAAAATAA
- a CDS encoding aldo/keto reductase, translating to MPYLGLGVYKMTNRDEALAAMEKALEVGYRAIDTAALYENELEVGEAIRASNVPREEIFVTTKVWNTDQGYDQTLRAFEVSLKKLGLEYVDLYLTHWPVADKFLDTYRAIERLYEEKLIRVTGVSNHHEHHLEKIFATANVKPMVNQVELHPYLTQKPLLNFCNNHEIALTAWGPLGRGSVLEDETIVQLAKRYNKTAAQIILRWHYQNDCLTIPKSVTLSRIEENMNIFDFEITPDDLILIDQLNKNQRTGQDPDNFHFDF from the coding sequence ATGCCGTATTTAGGCTTAGGTGTTTATAAGATGACTAATAGAGATGAAGCGCTAGCTGCTATGGAAAAAGCTCTTGAGGTTGGCTATCGTGCGATTGATACGGCTGCACTTTATGAAAATGAACTAGAAGTTGGAGAGGCAATTCGTGCTTCTAACGTTCCTCGTGAAGAAATCTTTGTTACTACAAAAGTATGGAATACAGATCAAGGCTATGACCAGACATTACGTGCTTTTGAAGTATCTTTAAAAAAGTTAGGGTTAGAGTATGTTGATTTGTACTTAACACATTGGCCAGTTGCCGACAAATTTTTAGATACGTATCGTGCCATTGAACGACTTTATGAAGAAAAGCTAATTCGTGTCACTGGGGTGTCCAATCATCATGAGCACCATTTAGAAAAAATCTTTGCCACAGCAAATGTGAAGCCAATGGTGAATCAAGTTGAGTTACATCCATATTTAACACAAAAACCACTGTTGAATTTTTGTAACAATCATGAAATAGCTCTAACCGCTTGGGGTCCATTAGGTAGAGGTAGTGTTTTAGAGGATGAAACGATTGTTCAGTTAGCTAAAAGGTATAATAAAACAGCTGCCCAAATTATTTTACGTTGGCATTATCAAAATGATTGTCTCACAATCCCGAAATCAGTTACATTAAGCCGTATTGAAGAAAATATGAATATCTTTGATTTTGAAATAACGCCAGACGACCTAATACTGATTGACCAGTTAAATAAAAATCAAAGAACAGGGCAGGACCCGGATAACTTCCATTTTGATTTTTAG
- a CDS encoding RluA family pseudouridine synthase, with amino-acid sequence MFQYEVVKNGLTVEELLRTNWRLGKKLVHELRMAKAVTSKGEIIQWNEPLDSGTILDFTFDIPTSNYVPTNQCNVDIQYEDEHCLIVSKPKGMSTHPNDIWDRDTCMNHVMAFIKKNGGHYAEHVHRLDRGTKGLLLVAKHPIAKSIFDRMIEEKTIIRTYEAEVQGLVRQDSGTIHAPIGKDRHHATRRVVSNSGQHAVTHYQVVRRLKNSTIVHLVLETGRTHQIRVHMAHLGHPIVGDTMYNARKTESNDYELHAIQLEFEHPFLNKTIVVKDNGAIH; translated from the coding sequence ATGTTTCAATACGAAGTTGTTAAAAACGGACTAACTGTTGAAGAATTATTACGCACGAATTGGCGATTAGGGAAAAAACTTGTGCACGAACTACGAATGGCTAAAGCAGTTACGTCCAAAGGAGAAATTATCCAATGGAATGAACCGTTAGATAGTGGTACGATTTTAGATTTTACCTTTGACATACCAACTTCAAATTACGTCCCTACGAATCAGTGTAACGTGGATATACAATATGAAGATGAACACTGTCTTATTGTTTCAAAGCCTAAGGGAATGTCCACACATCCCAATGATATTTGGGACCGAGATACTTGCATGAATCATGTAATGGCTTTTATTAAAAAAAATGGAGGGCATTATGCTGAACACGTTCACCGTCTAGACCGAGGAACAAAAGGGTTACTTCTAGTAGCCAAACACCCCATTGCAAAATCTATTTTTGATCGGATGATAGAGGAAAAAACAATTATTCGAACATACGAAGCAGAAGTTCAAGGACTTGTTCGTCAAGATAGTGGTACCATACATGCACCTATAGGGAAAGATAGACATCACGCAACACGGCGGGTAGTCTCAAATTCAGGTCAACATGCCGTCACTCACTACCAAGTTGTACGACGCCTAAAAAATTCAACCATCGTACACTTAGTTTTAGAAACCGGCCGAACTCATCAAATTCGGGTTCATATGGCTCATCTCGGACATCCAATTGTTGGAGATACTATGTATAATGCTAGAAAAACTGAAAGCAATGATTATGAATTACACGCGATTCAACTAGAATTTGAACATCCGTTTTTAAATAAGACCATTGTAGTAAAAGACAATGGAGCCATTCACTAA